From the genome of Torulaspora globosa chromosome 2, complete sequence, one region includes:
- the MSK1 gene encoding lysine--tRNA ligase MSK1 (ancestral locus Anc_2.223): MAMGAAMRRRLMSRGLWRPLALRWNHRGSSIDASRLEFSKRNHVIEKQLATYYPSVSTLASDRVVTIEQFHERYAAIEGDEAAMVCQVNGRIKNIRFSGKRICFIDLCNTRSSKSLQLIVNASKVDASLQERFEADLRFLKVGDYIQGSGYPGLSQRQRTVSLKCTELPRILSCAQMPLPPRLSDASKVKQNRVVDYQVNRRAIETLMLRQTIVNSIRSWLNERQFVEVETPILSSQSNGAAAEPFITRSNSLPKESAQLELRVAPELWLKRLIIGGFDKVYEIGKVFRNEGIDAIHNPEFTTLEFYQTFLSMHQLISLSESLFKRIVLDLHKHHSNETLESLVKELESANWKFRRLEFLPTLSQELAVDLTKLDLSDTEMLYNVVPPELKLARGLSPQQILNKLSSVFIEQRHCNSLLPTVLYHHPTVMSPLAKTNTLDPAVTKRFEVFVKGKEYINAYEEENCPQMQLAKFEQQSQSNKLYKDKESLNVDYRYVEAMKWGMPPIGGFGLGIDRLCMLLLDKSRIEDVLAFGCLDDVNRQ; encoded by the coding sequence ATGGCGATGGGAGCAGCGATGCGCCGCAGGTTGATGAGTCGTGGGTTGTGGAGGCCGTTGGCGTTGCGGTGGAACCACCGTGGTTCCAGCATCGACGCTAGTAGACTGGAGTTCAGCAAGAGGAATCATGTGATCGAGAAGCAGTTGGCAACGTACTATCCGTCGGTCTCGACGCTGGCGAGCGACAGGGTGGTGACGATCGAGCAGTTCCACGAGCGGTATGCGGCGATTGAGGGCGACGAGGCCGCGATGGTTTGCCAGGTCAATGGCCGGATCAAGAACATACGGTTTTCTGGGAAAAGGATCTGTTTTATCGACTTGTGCAATACTCGTAGTTCGAAGTCGCTGCAGCTGATTGTGAATGCGAGCAAGGTGGACGCTTCGCTGCAGGAGCGGTTTGAGGCCGATTTGCGGTTTTTGAAGGTCGGGGACTATATCCAGGGCTCTGGGTATCCGGGGCTCTCGCAGCGACAAAGAACGGTTTCTTTGAAATGCACGGAGCTGCCTCGGATTCTCTCGTGTGCACAGATGCCTCTGCCGCCGCGACTGAGCGATGCCTCGAAGGTGAAGCAGAATAGGGTGGTCGACTACCAGGTTAACCGCCGGGCGATCGAGACGCTAATGCTTAGACAGACGATCGTCAATTCAATTCGGAGCTGGCTGAACGAGCGGCAGTTTGTGGAGGTCGAGACTCCTATACTGTCCTCGCAGAGTAACGGCGCGGCCGCGGAACCTTTCATCACAAGGTCGAATTCGCTGCCAAAAGAGTCCGCGCAGTTGGAGCTGAGAGTTGCGCCCGAGCTGTGGCTCAAGCGGCTGATCATCGGCGGGTTTGACAAGGTTTACGAGATTGGCAAAGTTTTCAGAAACGAGGGGATAGATGCGATTCATAACCCTGAGTTCACGACTCTGGAGTTCTACCAGACGTTTCTGTCGATGCACCAGCTCATCTCGTTGTCGGAGTCTCTGTTCAAGAGAATCGTCCTGGATCTGCATAAGCACCACTCGAACGAGACACTGGAATCCCTGGTTAAGGAATTGGAGAGCGCAAACTGGAAATTTCGCAGACTGGAGTTTCTTCCAACTCTGTCGCAAGAACTGGCTGTCGATCTGACAAAGCTCGATTTGAGCGATACTGAAATGCTTTACAATGTGGTACCGCCGGAGTTGAAGCTAGCTCGCGGTTTATCGCCGCAGCAGATCCTGAACAAGCTCTCTTCAGTTTTCATCGAGCAACGCCATTGTAACTCGCTGCTGCCGACGGTGTTGTACCACCATCCAACGGTGATGTCGCCTCTGGCTAAGACCAACACACTGGATCCAGCAGTCACCAAAAGGTTCGAGGTATTCGTGAAGGGCAAGGAATACATTAATGCTTACGAGGAGGAAAACTGTCCTCAAATGCAGTTGGCCAAATTCGAGCAACAGAGCCAGTCGAATAAGCTGTACAAGGACAAGGAGTCGCTCAATGTCGATTACCGGTACGTCGAGGCAATGAAATGGGGCATGCCGCCGATCGGTGGTTTTGGTTTGGGCATCGATAGATTGTGTATGCTGTTGTTGGACAAATCCCGCATCGAGGACGTTTTAGCCTTTGGATGCCTTGACGATGTAAATAGACAATAA
- the RNH201 gene encoding ribonuclease H2 catalytic subunit RNH201 (ancestral locus Anc_2.224) — translation MPSFPPTVESALDSLHTTTSSSPVPQDVAKASSPVIMGVDEAGRGPVLGPMVYGICYCTKEYQDTVLIPKYGFDDSKKLTDEVRRELFARIYQGEISGVGYATTCITPADISSGMLRFPPSMNYNLNEQAHDVTMSLIQGVIDNGVKLHHVYIDTVGPPASYQKKLEQRFPNIKFTVAKKADSLYCVVSVASVVAKVTRDIIVEQSRRHPDELIGSGYPSDPRTTAWLRGSQTPLFGWPKEMARFSWQTCQTLMNNPGTGSIPIEWEEQYIGSKKNMAQQWAAKASPNKDAIKTLDNWFN, via the coding sequence ATGCCCAGCTTCCCACCAACGGTTGAAAGTGCCCTCGATTCGCTGCACACCACCACAAGCTCATCACCGGTGCCTCAAGACGTAGCAAAGGCCTCATCGCCTGTGATAATGGGCGTTGATGAAGCAGGCCGTGGCCCTGTGCTTGGACCAATGGTCTACGGCATCTGCTACTGCACCAAGGAGTATCAGGATACGGTTCTAATACCGAAATATGGGTTCGATGACTCGAAGAAATTGACCGACGAGGTCCGCCGTGAGTTGTTTGCCAGGATCTACCAGGGCGAGATCAGTGGTGTGGGCTACGCCACCACCTGCATCACACCAGCAGACATATCGAGCGGCATGCTGCGCTTCCCACCATCAATGAATTACAACCTGAACGAACAGGCACACGATGTCACAATGAGCTTGATCCAAGGCGTCATTGACAATGGCGTAAAACTGCATCACGTTTACATCGATACTGTGGGGCCTCCAGCGTCTTACCAGAAGAAGCTAGAACAAAGATTTCCAAACATCAAATTCACGGTCGCCAAGAAGGCAGATTCGCTCTACTGCGTCGTAAGTGTCGCCAGTGTTGTGGCCAAAGTGACCAGAGACATTATCGTCGAGCAATCGAGAAGGCACCCTGACGAGCTGATCGGCTCGGGTTATCCATCAGATCCGAGAACAACCGCCTGGTTGCGCGGCTCCCAGACACCATTGTTTGGCTGGCCAAAAGAAATGGCTAGGTTTTCCTGGCAGACCTGTCAAACCTTGATGAATAACCCAGGTACAGGCAGCATACCCATCGAATGGGAAGAACAGTACATCGGTTCCAAGAAAAATATGGCTCAGCAATGGGCAGCTAAGGCTTCACCCAACAAAGATGCCATCAAAACTCTAGATAACTGGTTCAATTGA
- the LAT1 gene encoding dihydrolipoyllysine-residue acetyltransferase (ancestral locus Anc_2.225), translated as MSSLLRVIPRATRASLLSVARSQLQLRCYASYPPHTVIGMPALSPTMTQGNLAVWIKKEGDKLSPGEVIAEVETDKAQMDFEFQEEGYLAKILVPEGTKDIPVNKPIAVYVEEESDVAAFKDFKVEESSAKATSEPVKKKETKDSKEKKPAKSSEDEKKSSTSTRASAPTERIIASPLAKTIALEKGIALKNVTGSGPHGRITKSDVEAYLEKAPAASSGAGVVAPSAAASYEDVEISNMRSIIGKRLLESTQSIPSYIVSSEISVSKLLKLRKSLNATANGKYKLSINDILIKAITVAARRVPDANAYWLEEQGIIRKFKNVDVSVAVATPTGLLTPIVKNADSKGLTTISSEVKELVSRAKINKLLPEEFQGGTICISNMGMNDAVSLFTSIINPPQSTILAVGTVRRVAVEDAGAENGISFDDKINITGTFDHRTIDGAKGGEFMKELKSVIENPLELLL; from the coding sequence ATGTCTTCGTTATTGAGAGTTATTCCAAGGGCTACGAGAGCCTCCTTGTTGTCGGTTGCTAGAAGCCAGCTTCAATTGAGATGCTATGCATCCTACCCCCCACATACTGTGATTGGTATGCCGGCTTTGTCACCAACAATGACGCAAGGTAACCTGGCCGTCtggatcaagaaggaggGTGACAAGTTGAGCCCCGGTGAAGTGATTGCAGAGGTGGAGACTGACAAGGCTCAGATGGACTTTGAGTTTCAGGAAGAAGGCTATCTTGCCAAGATTTTGGTGCCAGAGGGTACAAAAGACATTCCAGTAAACAAGCCGATTGCCGTTTACGTCGAGGAAGAGTCTGATGTAGCAGCtttcaaagacttcaaggTTGAAGAGTCGTCAGCTAAGGCCACCAGCGAACCagtcaagaagaaggaaacaaAGGATAgcaaggagaagaaacCAGCTAAGTCCagtgaagatgaaaagaaaTCCAGCACCTCTACCAGGGCTTCCGCTCCAACAGAGAGAATCATTGCGTCACCTCTAGCAAAGACTATTGCCTTGGAAAAAGGTattgctttgaagaacgttACCGGCTCTGGTCCTCATGGCAGAATCACCAAATCTGATGTTGAGGCTTACTTGGAGAAAGCTCCAGCGGCGTCCTCAGGCGCAGGTGTCGTCGCTCCATCGGCTGCTGCTTCTTACGAAGATGTTGAAATCTCCAACATGAGAAGTATCATCGGCAAGCGTTTGTTAGAATCCACTCAAAGCATCCCTTCGTATATCGTATCCTCTGAAATCTCTGTTTCCAAATTgctgaagctgagaaaaaGCCTAAATGCTACCGCTAATGGCAAGTACAAACTATCTATCAACGATATTTTGATCAAGGCTATCACAGTGGCAGCCAGAAGAGTCCCAGACGCCAATGCCTATTGgttggaagagcaaggCATCATtagaaagttcaagaatgTCGATGTCTCCGTCGCTGTGGCAACCCCCACCGGCCTATTGACCCCAATTGTTAAGAACGCTGACTCCAAGGGCTTGACCACCATCTCCAGCGAAGTGAAGGAGCTTGTCTCACGTGCCAAGATAAACAAGCTGCTTcctgaagaatttcaagGCGGTACCATATGTATCTCTAACATGGGGATGAACGATGCTGTGTCTCTATTTACCTCGATCATCAACCCCCCACAGTCAACTATCTTGGCTGTCGGTACCGTCAGGAGAGTGGCCGTTGAAGATGCCGGTGCTGAAAACGGTATTTCTTTCGatgacaagatcaacatTACCGGTACTTTCGATCACAGAACCATCGACGGCGCCAAGGGTGGTGAATTCatgaaggaattgaagTCTGTCATTGAAAACCCTCTAGAGTTGCTATTGTAA
- the TOM7 gene encoding Tom7p (ancestral locus Anc_2.226): MALFPSFILSDESKENISKIINLTHTVAHYGWIPFILYLGWAHTSNRPNVLNLLSPLPSV; this comes from the coding sequence ATGGCTCTTTTCCCTTCCTTCATTTTGAGTGATGAATCCAAGGAGAATAtctccaagatcatcaacCTGACTCACACAGTGGCTCATTACGGATGGATACCTTTCATTCTGTATTTGGGTTGGGCTCACACTTCCAATAGACCTAACGTGTTGAATTTGCTATCACCACTTCCAAGTGTTTAA
- the FLX1 gene encoding flavin adenine dinucleotide transporter FLX1 (ancestral locus Anc_2.227), whose translation MDLQLTPFGKEIVAGLTTGSITTVVTHPLDLVKIRLQLLATNSGHLGYGYVISSLKQNAKGNIRQLIKEAYRGLGINWFGNATAWALYFGLYRASKDLVYELQAQENSRHDDRLRRDAELSSWMYLSAGAISGVITSIATNPIWVIKTRMMSTSGQETNSYTSAADGIRRLVRDEGIGGLWRGLMPSLFGVSQGAIYFMIYDTLKHRFSSLSRDTEDPDRRKTLKNSETFVISSISKVVSVTAVYPFQLLKSNLQSFDAEKKQYTFRNLVRSISQAEGLPGFYKGLSANLLRAIPSTCITFLLYENVKSFI comes from the coding sequence ATGGATCTTCAGTTAACTCCATTTGGAAAGGAAATTGTCGCTGGTCTTACGACAGGCTCCATCACAACGGTCGTAACTCATCCGCTAGATCTGGTCAAGATACGATTGCAGCTATTAGCGACCAATTCAGGTCATTTAGGCTATGGATACGTCATAAGCTCGCTTAAACAAAATGCCAAGGGAAATATTCGCCAACTAATAAAGGAGGCCTACCGTGGACTAGGTATAAACTGGTTTGGTAATGCGACAGCTTGGGCCCTTTATTTTGGACTTTATCGTGCCAGCAAAGATCTGGTCTATGAACTTCAGGCTCAAGAAAATAGCAGGCATGATGATCGCCTGAGAAGGGATGCTGAACTGTCCTCATGGATGTATCTGTCCGCTGGGGCAATCAGCGGTGTAATAACATCCATCGCTACCAATCCAATATGGGTCATCAAGACAAGAATGATGTCTACAAGCGGGCAGGAGACCAACTCTTACACATCTGCAGCGGACGGAATCAGGAGACTTGTACGAGATGAAGGGATTGGCGGATTATGGAGAGGACTTATGCCCTCGTTGTTCGGAGTCTCTCAAGGTGCAATCTACTTTATGATTTATGACACATTAAAGCATCGCTTCAGTTCACTGAGCCGTGACACAGAAGATCCGGATCGGAGAAAAACGCTCAAGAATTCAGAGACGTTTGTTATTTCATCGATAAGCAAGGTCGTTTCTGTCACTGCGGTATATCCTTTCCAATTACTAAAATCCAACCTGCAGAGCTTTGACGCTGAAAAAAAACAGTATACCTTTCGCAATTTAGTACGATCAATCAGCCAGGCTGAAGGACTGCCAGGATTCTATAAAGGATTGTCTGCCAACCTCCTCCGTGCCATACCTTCAACCTGTATAACTTTCTTATTGTATGAAAACGTCAAGAGCTTCATATAA
- the RPL16B gene encoding 60S ribosomal protein uL13 (ancestral locus Anc_2.228), translating into MVSHKTARGKAAMERLKVFEGVPPPYDKKKRVVVPQALRVLRLKPGRKYTTLGKLSSSVGWKYEDVVSKLEEKRKVRSAEFYAKKKAFNKKVAAATAAASESEAAKKLATLGY; encoded by the coding sequence ATGGTTTCCCACAAGACCGCTCGTGGTAAGGCTGCTATGGAACGTTTAAAGGTCTTCGAAGGTGTCCCACCTCCATacgacaagaagaagagagtTGTTGTTCCACAAGCTTTGAGAGTCTTGAGATTGAAGCCAGGTAGAAAATACACTACTTTGGGTAAGttgtcttcttctgttggCTGGAAATACGAAGATGTCGTCTCcaagttggaagaaaagagaaaggtCAGATCTGCTGAATTCTACgctaagaagaaggctttcaacaagaaggttgctgctgccactgctgctgcttctgaaTCTGAAGCCGCTAAGAAATTGGCTACTTTGGGTTACTAA
- the CSM2 gene encoding Csm2p (ancestral locus Anc_2.229): MITAQYNDLKLLSVWTSPARSDLAHFIYQTVANNGNSTVYYIDATNRFPLKEFQQITSPNNKEVYDRIRIITCLDLAELAVTVNKVVQVLNMDKIHRQQRQSDKDETSAAENRTEILLVLQGLELMFRNTQLNCSPSESHLALRDLLLRLRAIANNTTSDSLILRTILTFPREELLKFMSRAANDSKRLKSSLINGNTLGEYVAKYYADIVI; this comes from the coding sequence ATGATCACGGCGCAGTATAATGATCTCAAACTGCTTTCAGTCTGGACGTCGCCTGCCAGATCAGATTTAGCTCACTTCATTTATCAAACAGTAGCCAACAATGGCAACAGTACGGTCTATTATATCGACGCAACCAATCGTTTTCCCCTGAAAGAGTTCCAACAGATCACATCACCAAACAATAAGGAAGTTTATGATCGCATACGAATCATAACGTGTCTAGATCTCGCAGAACTTGCAGTCACAGTCAATAAAGTGGTGCAGGTTCTGAACATGGATAAAATTCATCGGCAGCAGAGACAGAGCGATAAAGATGAGACTTCAGCGGCTGAGAATCGCACCGAAATTCTTCTGGTACTCCAAGGCTTGGAGCTCATGTTCCGGAATACCCAACTAAATTGTTCACCAAGCGAATCCCATCTAGCTTTGCGAGATCTACTACTGAGACTACGAGCAATTGCCAACAACACGACATCAGATAGTTTAATATTAAGGACGATTCTAACATTCCCGCGAGAGGAACTACTGAAGTTCATGAGTCGTGCTGCTAATGACAGTAAAAGGCTTAAAAGCAGCCTAATTAATGGTAATACCCTTGGTGAATATGTCGCCAAGTACTACGCAGATATAGTCATATGA
- the FKH1 gene encoding forkhead family transcription factor FKH1 (ancestral locus Anc_2.230) has protein sequence MSRESAIDKNLNRGGEYLNVVNANGYSAQQQQSLVNAVISVLQGPDQATMVSKQYSNERNLATEVQAYAKISGKDWTYYVKGLEISIGRNTDTVAVAIPNVDVKDGPQAIDIDLGPAKVVSRKHAIIKFNMQHGGWELLVLGRNGAKVNFKRVQVGPAAPPVLLTSGTILDIGGTQMMFILPEQEPFISQTCISHLIPKLVARYGSAVNDGYRSSDPNALLYDILKESDYMKRQPLRQPQQQIRTFKMYGNGTSSHAEYGPSMQLNADSHFMNGVSKMDNSGVMLPSGTSNGQMNQTDLNLSYSNPSQSLTQIGFPQSLDFASDLSRDENKNVKPPHSYATMITQAILSTKEGVISLADIYKYISSNYAYYRFAKTGWQNSIRHNLSLNKAFEKVPRRPNEPGKGMKWRISEDYQRDFLSKWNAGKIGKVRRGSSVARQLQLHLSKYNSLPSQSDYPPEQTVIKLQTMHSRSKMTNQPNMLSQPQSQSQLDSSSISASPAEAVSVPPSQNMLRSDQQTSSSQQLQSTRLMPPPTSGPHISQNPTNNALVSFTNASASTASAVPSAGSYSNTPKNVPPIITNTSSSASHLSPSHTSILRSPTKAFHITAMEAYTPERGSAQQRRSPVTDQNNDPNLLTAEDADRNVKKSSNNDGAQDVSNGATGEKLTNRSSPGVWNLLQFSSVNNTPAVINNNDTKNSSAEGPSRTVLNREAAAESDTKDVASSPLKRQQNQEEGKELMLDTDGAKITLVNE, from the coding sequence ATGTCACGCGAGAGTGCTATAGATAAGAACCTGAACCGAGGTGGAGAATATTTGAACGTAGTGAATGCCAACGGGTACAGCgctcagcagcagcagagcCTTGTGAACGCAGTGATCTCGGTGCTACAGGGGCCGGATCAGGCGACGATGGTATCAAAACAGTATTCGAACGAGCGTAATTTGGCTACTGAAGTTCAGGCATATGCCAAGATTTCAGGGAAGGATTGGACGTACTATGTTAAAGGGCTGGAAATCTCGATTGGAAGGAATACGGATACTGTCGCCGTTGCAATACCCAACGTGGATGTCAAGGATGGTCCCCAGGCGATCGACATTGATCTGGGTCCGGCGAAGGTGGTATCTAGGAAACATGCAATAATAAAATTCAACATGCAGCATGGGGGTTGGGAGCTGCTGGTTCTGGGGAGAAACGGTGCCAAGGTCAACTTTAAAAGGGTGCAAGTCGGGCCGGCAGCACCGCCCGTGTTATTGACATCGGGCACAATCTTGGACATCGGTGGCACTCAAATGATGTTTATCCTTCCGGAGCAGGAGCCATTTATATCGCAAACTTGCATCAGTCACTTGATTCCTAAGCTAGTGGCAAGATATGGCAGTGCGGTAAATGATGGCTATCGTTCAAGCGACCCCAATGCGTTGCTGTACGATATCCTGAAAGAATCGGACTATATGAAGCGGCAGCCGCTGCGGCAGCCTCAACAGCAGATAAGAACCTTCAAGATGTATGGTAACGGTACAAGCAGCCATGCAGAATATGGTCCCAGTATGCAACTAAATGCAGATTCGCATTTTATGAACGGAGTCTCTAAGATGGACAACAGCGGTGTCATGCTACCTTCTGGAACATCGAATGGCCAGATGAATCAAACTGACTTAAATCTATCGTACTCAAATCCAAGTCAATCGCTGACTCAAATTGGTTTCCCCCAGTCGCTTGATTTCGCCTCTGACCTGTCTAGGGACGAGAATAAGAATGTCAAGCCTCCTCATTCCTATGCTACGATGATTACGCAGGCTATTCTATCAACCAAGGAAGGCGTAATCTCATTGGCAGACATATACAAGTATATCTCTTCCAATTATGCGTATTACAGGTTTGCGAAGACTGGTTGGCAAAACTCTATCAGACACAATCTTTCGCTGAACAAGGCCTTCGAGAAGGTTCCAAGACGGCCCAATGAACCAGGAAAGGGTATGAAATGGCGAATCAGCGAGGACTATCAGCGCGATTTCTTAAGCAAATGGAATGCTGGGAAAATTGGTAAAGTGAGGCGTGGTTCGTCAGTGGCTAGACAGCTACAGTtacatctttcaaaatacAACTCTCTGCCTTCACAGTCGGATTATCCTCCTGAACAAACGGTGATAAAGCTACAGACTATGCACAGTCGTTCAAAGATGACTAATCAACCAAATATGCTGTCTCAGCCTCAATCTCAATCTCAGctcgattcttcatcaatatcgGCTTCACCTGCGGAGGCCGTCTCCGTACCGCCATCGCAAAATATGCTGCGGTCAGACCAAcagacatcatcatctcaACAACTTCAATCTACCCGACTGATGCCGCCACCTACTTCGGGTCCCCATATAAGTCAAAATCCAACCAATAATGCGCTCGTGTCTTTCACGAATGCGTCGGCTTCAACTGCATCAGCAGTCCCATCCGCAGGATCATACTCGAATACTCCTAAAAATGTCCCACCTATTATCACCAATACATCATCGTCGGCGTCTCATCTATCACCTTCGCACACCTCCATATTGCGCTCTCCTACTAAGGCGTTCCATATAACAGCCATGGAAGCCTACACACCGGAGCGCGGTAGCGCCCAACAGCGCAGATCACCTGTAACCGACCAAAACAATGATCCAAATCTGCTCACCGCTGAGGATGCTGATAGGAACGTCAAGAAAAGCAGCAATAATGACGGCGCACAGGATGTCTCAAATGGCGCTACAGGCGAGAAGCTTACGAACAGAAGTTCCCCTGGTGTTTGGAATTTACTTCAATTCAGTTCTGTGAATAATACTCCAGCAGTGATTAACAATAATGATACAAAGAACTCGAGTGCCGAGGGCCCTTCTAGGACAGTATTAAACAGGGAAGCGGCTGCTGAGTCAGATACAAAAGATGTCGCATCGTCacctttgaaaagacaACAGAATCAGGAGGAGGGCAAAGAGCTTATGCTGGATACCGACGGTGCCAAGATAACATTAGTTAACGAGTAA